From Rhododendron vialii isolate Sample 1 chromosome 7a, ASM3025357v1:
CTGATATATACAGCGCGATTGGTTTGATTTCTCTGGCATTTTGTTGCTTTAGGTGATTGGTTACGTGTACGGAGAGTATAATGTCGAAGTTATTTGGAGGGAAAGATCCATTTGATGACCCGTTCTTTACTATGCCCTTTAGTGGCTTATTTCCTCCTCAACATAACTCTGGAAATGGATCAAAGGAAATAACAATCGAAGAGGTAGACTCTGATGGGAACCCTTTGAAGCATTCTGAGCCAAGCAAAGAACTTGTTGCCAAAAAGCCTAATGGCAAACAAGCTAATGGTACGAGAAAGTTGTGCATTTAGGCTAGTGCAGTGAATATCGCTACATTGTGATAGACTAgcttacattttcatttttcgtgGTTTGTTATATAGGGACGAAGATTTTCAGCTTTCAGAGAGTTGCATATGGGGGATTGAATGGGATGTATTACACTGCTTCAGTCACCAGGAAGAGTGGAGATGATGGGGTTAGTAGTTGTCTTCCAAATCGGATAAGTTGATAAGAGTAGTGTGTTTCTTCTGGTTATGATGTCTGTCCTTGTTTCTGAACTAGGTGGTTATGATGGAGGTCAATGAGGAAGATAAGACAGTGGGTCAAGCCACGAATACAGTTTCTAGAGGAATCCGTGACAAGGTATTCTTCTCGGCGTTCTTCGTTCTCCTTACTACTCACACACGCGCAATTGCTTAGATATATACTATTTGCTGGGGATGTGTATTCTAGTGAAATGAGAAACAAATTAAGCAAACAAGCTAAAAAATGTTGTTCTGATTGTTGTATCGAAGGTTATGGTTCTTGAGAACATTTTAATACTATTTTCAATACATGGCGTATGATTCTCCCTGGGAGAAATTGTATAATTTGGAGTCTCAGTTTTTGCAAGAGATTTGATTTTGAAAGGGGAAGGGAGAAAACAAAGCAACTATCAACATTGTGTGGTAAGATACAATTTCGTGGTAAATTGACCCCATCAGTGCTTCTTCAGGGCCATTCAGTTACGACAAAGCGTACTTCAGATGGTAAAGTGGATACTCTGCAGACTTTGCACAACTTGAATGAAGGTTTGTTTTGTGTGGGACCATTTGTGGGCATTACGTTGAACGGATGGGTGAAGGAAAGTACTGATATTGTGATCTTTATCAGATGA
This genomic window contains:
- the LOC131333961 gene encoding uncharacterized protein LOC131333961, producing MSKLFGGKDPFDDPFFTMPFSGLFPPQHNSGNGSKEITIEEVDSDGNPLKHSEPSKELVAKKPNGKQANGTKIFSFQRVAYGGLNGMYYTASVTRKSGDDGVVMMEVNEEDKTVGQATNTVSRGIRDKGHSVTTKRTSDGKVDTLQTLHNLNEDELVGFEDNWKANQQKLPADWNHGFKLLENAAEESGSRWDWWPSWGGWALPFAEHSADAGGTVPRIEAGTSSGGRAKKIVRVNID